CTTTTGACGAGGTTTCTTTCTTGTTTTAGGCAACATGCTCACCTCGTCAGGCTACGAACACGCTGCAGATCGGAATGTCCTCCGCGTGGGCCAAGTGTATCGGTTATCCACCTGATCGCTGTCAGATGATCATTCCAGACCAATTGACTGAGCGGGTCAGGTCCGCTTCGTTTCTTGACTCGAACTGCGTTCATTTTGCCTACAGGCACATGATGGACGGCACGCACCTTCAACCCGTTGGTAACCGCCTTTGCATGTGCCAACGGTGGAATCTCCAGTGTGTCCGTCCCAATCACTTCAAGTGCCCTGCGACTTAATGCATGCGGAATGGCTGTCATGGAAGCCCCTTGCAGATCAGGTCTCGCGAGCATGCTGTTCAGCGCATGTTTGGCCTCTACCACAGGGTGAACAGGGATACGCGCGACCGGTCCGTTATAATCATTAAGCGCCACATCCGTCCCGTCCAGAACCGCTCGCACATAAGGCGCGAGATGTTCTGCCGGAATTGGAATGTCTGCATCCGTGAACAACAGCACCCTGCCACGAGCTGCCGCTGCACCGATTCTTCTCCCTCCATCATGTCCCAAAGCTTCGGCATAACGAAGCACCTGTGCCCCTGCCCTTTTTGCCGCTACTGCCGTCCCATCCGTTGAACCATTCACAATAACAAGCACTTCAGCATCACGGCATATCCGCAGCGACTGACGCACGACTGCACCAATGGTTCGCTCTTCATTCATGGCAGGTATAATGACCGAAAGCAGTGGTTTATGCGAGTACGTCGAATCCTGTGCAAGTGTCTCTCTCATCGCATGCTCAGCTCCGAATGCTGGCAATTCCGTTTGCTCCACGGGTGGAATTACGTACTTGTAGGCCTTTGTACCCTTTTTGTAAGCAGATTTCAAACGACGCTTCTTTAATTGCGCTTTTCTTTGTGCCAGATTCGATTTGGCTGCATAAAAAGCTGTATTGCCACGTTTTTGCAACACAGTCACCTCCCGGGTGTACATCATCGGCATGCAAAGGGAGTACACGTTATTCTATGTATTCATGGAGCAGTGGAAACGGCGTATGTCCTTGAACCGAGCAGGTTCTGTCTGCCACCCGGCTCAGTCAATCCATTTATTTAGACAGAATTCGTCAAAATATGCGAAATATGCTACCGCTCCCCTACTTCAGACACAATTTTAAAAAAAATTTAAAATTGCATCTTTTCCAAACTTTTACATTGTGATAATATACGTTGCAAGCAGTAGATTGACAAAAAAATCCTAATGAGGAACAAACGTTCCTTAGTAATCTTTTTTCATTCCTGTTAATTGACCTGGGGTTAATTATGCGTACAGGATGATACAAGAGGCTGTTTTTGCTCTGTTGCATGTACCTTGAGAGGAGTGATGCCGTTCAATACGTAGTTCAGGCTCTATTATGTGAACCCGGAACGAACACCCCGGCTCCGTAAGAACATCTTCTGCTTCGCAAGTGGACAAGGCCCCTGGCTTCTGAAAGAGGAACCACAATGAACGATTAAGCCTCATGGCTGAACCGGATAAACGGTACTCCTTTGACACGCCCAACCACAGGCATACAGGCTCTGCCGACTTTGTTCCTTATCGTTTCTTGTCATATTCCACGTTTCAGATTCAGCCCCACACTCCGCGCTGCCCAAGTTGCAGACGGAACTCCAACCGAGATTGGCATAATTATGTGTTTTCCAAAAAAATCATATTGAGAATGGGAGAGTTTACTATGAAATTTGCTAAAGTTATGCCAACAATTCTTGGAGGAGCTCTTTTGCTCGCTTCCGTATCTTCTGCTGCTGCAGCTCCATTGTCTGATCAGTCCATTCCATTGCAGGCCCCTTATGCCTCTGAGGAGGGTATCCAGTTGAACAGCGGTTCTGACGAAACAATCTTCAATTTCCTTGGACAACAGGAACAATTCCTGAATTCCGACGTGAAATCCCAACTCAAAATTATTAAAAGGACTACGGACACCTCTGGTGTAAGACACTTCCGCCTGAAGCAGTACATTAAGGGCATTCCAGTCTACGGTGCCGAGCAAACGATCCACCTAGACAAAACAGGCCAGGTTTCATCCGCACTTGGAGATCTCCCACCAGTTGAAGAACAAGCTATCCCTAATGACGGTGTCGCTGAAATCAGTGCAGAAGATGCGATCAAGATTGCATCGGAAGAAGCCACTTCCCGCGTTGGAGAGCTTGGCGAACCACAGAAAACCCCTGAAGCCGAGTTGAACATTTACCACAATGAAGAGGACAACCAAACCTACCTTGTTTACATTACCGAAGTCAATGTGCTGGATCCTGCCCCATTACGTACCAAATATTTCGTGAATGCCGTTGACGGCAGTATCGTATCTCAATATGACCTCATCAACTTCGCAACAGGAACAGGTACAGGTGTACTTGGTGATACCAAAACCCTTACAACCACCCAATCCGGCAGTACCTTCCAACTGAAAGATACCACTCGCGGCAATGGGATTGAAACTTACACTGCAAACAATGGTTCCTCCATTCCAGGTACACTCCTGACAGATTCCGATAACGTATGGACTGATCGTGCTGGCGTAGATGCCCACGCCCATGCTGCTGCCACGTATGATTTCTACAAAAACAAATTCAACCGCAACGGTATTAATGGCAACGGTTTGCTCATTAAATCCACTGTGCATTATGGCTCCAACTACAATAATGCATTCTGGAACGGAGTACAGATTGTATTTGGTGACGGTGATGGAACGACTTTCCGTTCACTATCTGGTGATCTGGATGTAGTAGGCCACGAATTGACTCACGGTGTCATTGAGTATACAGCCAATCTGGAGTACCGCAATGAGCCAGGTGCATTAAATGAAGCCTTCGCTGATATTTTCGGAAATACGATCCAAAGCAAAAACTGGTTGCTTGGCGACGATGTCTACACCCCTAACATTGCAGGTGATGCACTGCGCTCCCTATCCAACCCTACATTGTATGGACAACCTGACAAATACGCTGACCGTTATACTGGAACAGCGGACAACGGAGGCGTTCATACCAACAGCGGTATCATTAACAAAGCGTACTATCTTGCAGCTCAAGGCGGTACACATAATGGTGTCACTGTAACAGGGATCGGGCGTGATAAAGCCATTCAAATCTTCTACAGCACACTCGTGAACTATCTGACACCTACATCCAAATTTGCTGCTGCCAAAACAGCGACAATCCAAGCCGCTAAAGATCTGTACGGAGCGACTTCGGCTGAAGCTACTGCAATTACCAAAGCTTATCAAGCTGTAGGACTGTAAGAATCATTCGTTGTTGAACTCATATTAAATCGTTCAGGCACCCCTCATCGTCCGAACGGAGCAAGCTTATATATGAAAAAAAGCGGTGTCCCGGACATATCCGGGAACCGCTTTTGTCTATTTAAACATGTGAAATCATTCGTCTACAGATGTCTTGAATGAGGACACATGATCTCGCATTCTTACACGGAAGGCCCAGCGGCAATCCATGACAACAATCCATAGGTGTGTGTGGAGCCCGTAGTTCGTGACACTTCCAGTACGGCTTCATCCTCACTCTGGGAGAGGAGCGATACCTGGAATCCCCGATCATTACACATGGCTACAATCACATAATGCTCCGATATAAACGACTCCTCAAAGGCTACCGTTACTTCCACGCACTGTTCATCCTCAGGCAATATAAAGGCCTCCATACCGAACTGCTGCACCACAGGCTGACGGCTGACACTTCGTACGGGCTGGAATGACAGGTGTTCAGGACCCACAGCTCCATGCTGCAACTGGCTGCTTCCAACAGCTCCATCACTCAAATGCTCCTGCTTAACTGCTTGCTCCCTCAGCTTGAACTCCTTAATTCCATCGATCTCATGTGAAAATTCAGGCTGTGGTAGCGGTAGCTGTGGCTGGACCGTGCCAGCTGTCGTCAATGAATCTCCAAGCTGGTTAGCTTGCGATGGATGCTCTTGTTGTTGCCCCAGCTCCTGACCCGACGTCTGGATAAACTGCGTTTCCTTCAGATCGACACTTGAGGGTTCCACGACAATTGCCGGCTGTGATGGCGGTACAACCTCATTTTCTGTTTGAAGCAATCCCTCTTGTCTTTTGATAGCTGCCAGTTGTTCCAGCGTTTCTCCACTGAACTGACGAATCGCATTCCATATCTCTTCGCTCAAATGCGCCGGACCTACAATCCCCGCATTCAAATGATTAGAGGTAATACTCTGCTCACTCAGTTTGCTGCCGTTCACGCTGCCATCGGCCAATTTGGCACTTGTGACGGACCC
This window of the Paenibacillus marchantiae genome carries:
- a CDS encoding glycosyltransferase family 2 protein codes for the protein MLQKRGNTAFYAAKSNLAQRKAQLKKRRLKSAYKKGTKAYKYVIPPVEQTELPAFGAEHAMRETLAQDSTYSHKPLLSVIIPAMNEERTIGAVVRQSLRICRDAEVLVIVNGSTDGTAVAAKRAGAQVLRYAEALGHDGGRRIGAAAARGRVLLFTDADIPIPAEHLAPYVRAVLDGTDVALNDYNGPVARIPVHPVVEAKHALNSMLARPDLQGASMTAIPHALSRRALEVIGTDTLEIPPLAHAKAVTNGLKVRAVHHVPVGKMNAVRVKKRSGPDPLSQLVWNDHLTAIRWITDTLGPRGGHSDLQRVRSLTR
- a CDS encoding M4 family metallopeptidase; its protein translation is MKFAKVMPTILGGALLLASVSSAAAAPLSDQSIPLQAPYASEEGIQLNSGSDETIFNFLGQQEQFLNSDVKSQLKIIKRTTDTSGVRHFRLKQYIKGIPVYGAEQTIHLDKTGQVSSALGDLPPVEEQAIPNDGVAEISAEDAIKIASEEATSRVGELGEPQKTPEAELNIYHNEEDNQTYLVYITEVNVLDPAPLRTKYFVNAVDGSIVSQYDLINFATGTGTGVLGDTKTLTTTQSGSTFQLKDTTRGNGIETYTANNGSSIPGTLLTDSDNVWTDRAGVDAHAHAAATYDFYKNKFNRNGINGNGLLIKSTVHYGSNYNNAFWNGVQIVFGDGDGTTFRSLSGDLDVVGHELTHGVIEYTANLEYRNEPGALNEAFADIFGNTIQSKNWLLGDDVYTPNIAGDALRSLSNPTLYGQPDKYADRYTGTADNGGVHTNSGIINKAYYLAAQGGTHNGVTVTGIGRDKAIQIFYSTLVNYLTPTSKFAAAKTATIQAAKDLYGATSAEATAITKAYQAVGL